ATCATCAATCTGCTTCGTCAATGGGGCATTGCTGACGTCATCGCGGATCGTATCGTTGAGGCGCGGCCCGGTGTACCCGTTGGCAGTCTCGTCGCCGAAGGAAAGGTCGAACTCGGCTTCCAGCAGCTAAGTGAACTTGTCCACGAACCCGGCATCGATATAGTCGGCATGCTTCCAGCAGCGATCCAGGCTGTCACGGTCTTTTCAGCGGCAATCTGCGCAACGTCGGAACGACAGGAAGCCGCCAAAGCCTTCCTGAACCATCTCGCTTCCGCGGACGGCGATCAGGTGAAAATCGCGCACGGAATGGCGCCTGTCTGACTTTCGTGTCGATCCCAATATCCGCGAACAGCCGGAAGCTTGGGAGAGACTGCGGTGACGGCCGGGCCTTCACCGCAGTCTGTCAGGTTTCGCGTCCGGATCGCTTCAAACGAAACTAACCCATTCACCCTTCGCTCGGATCATACGGCGACACGCAGTTCTCAAGCTTCCATTTCTTCTCGGCGTCCGTATCAGGCCGAGGCGGTCGAATGCCGTCGATCAACCACAGTTCTCGCGGCGTTTCGCCGACGTGCAACTCGTAGTGGTAGCCCCGATCCTGAACAAATGGCGCTATCGCAGCATTCGCCTTGCGCAGCCACGACTCCGTCCACACGACGTCCTTGGCGATGTGTCTGGCGAACTGGTCCAGTCTGATTCTCACAAAGTCGTCTCGTGACACGCCTCCCATGTAGAAGGAGTCCTTCGGCTGCTCATGAAACAGGACGCCTACGTAGAAGCGAGGAATGATGTAAATGTCGGCGATACGATTGGCCATCTCCTGCTTGTCATCTGCCGTGTAGGCACCGACGGGATGATAGATATTCCACAAAGGCATTTTTGTCTCCATGCATCAATAGATGCCGCGTTTCTTATGTCAGAACATCTGGGTCTCTTGCGAGATTGGATGAATTTGACATGAGTGAGGCGGCGGTATCGGTAGTCCAAGGATAGGCCACCGGTGAAAACCAGTGCGCTTCGCAACGCAGCGCTTTTAGGAAAAGCAATCCGCCCTAGTGGCGACGCGGAAGGCCAAGTATGCTGCGAGCTTCGTCAGGCGTTGCCACGTCTCCTCCGATGCTTTTGATGATATTCACCGCACGCTTAACCAGCGCTGCGTTGCCCGGCGCCAGCTCTCCTTTGGCAAGATAAAGATTGTCCTCGAGGCCTACGCGGACATGGCCGCCAAGAATCACGCTTTGCGCCACGATCGGAAATTGGGCACGCGAGATGCCGAACGCCGACCAACGCGCGCCCTCGGGCAGATACCGCTTCATCTGAAGAAGACTTTCGGTGTCGGCGGACGCTCCCCATGGCACGCCAAGGCACAACTGGAACAGCGGAGCCTGGAAAATCCCCTGCGTTTCGATCAGGTGGCGCGCGAGGCGCACGTGCCCGAGATCGAATACCTCGAGCTCCGGCTTCACGCCCGCTTCCTCGATCAAGGTTGCCATCTTGACCAGATGGTCGGGCACGTTCACGAATGCGCGATTGCCGAAGTTCATGGTCGCTATGTCGAGCGTGCAGATCTCCGGACGCAATTCGAGCACATGCTGGACGCGTGCCTCAGGCGTCATCATCGTACTCAGTTCACTGCCCCGGTTCGGGTCTTCGTCACTGGGAACGAAACGTGCACCCGGGCCCGTCGTCAGATTGATCAATATCGGGCACCCGCTTTCGCGGATACGCGAAACGACTTCTCTGTAGAGCGACAGCTCCGTGCTCGGAACGCCAGTCTTAGGGTCACGAACGTGAATGTGAGCGATGCTCGCACCGGCTTCGCATGCAGCAATGGCCTCATCGGCAATTTGCCTGGGCGTAACGGGCACTGCAGGGTTCAACCGCGGGGTATCGTCGCTGCCAGTGAGTGCGCAACTGATAATCGTCTTGCTTGTCATAGTGTTCGTTCAAAGGGAATATGAATGAAGCGCCACAATCGCGCGCTTCGCCATGGGCGCAGCGTCAGGCGTCCCGTTCAGGCGGCCCGCGCGGGGCCGAACGGTGGCGCCCCGACGGGCGCAACCTTGATCAGCTTCTTGTTGACGAACTCGTCGAAGCCAAGCTGAGAAAGCTCCCGACCAAAACCTGAACGCTTGACGCCACCGAACGGCAATTCCGCCGAGGTGCCGAAAGGCTGATTGACGAACACCATGCCGCTGTCGATCTGCGCGGCGACCCGCTCGCCGCGTTCGGTATCCGCGGTGAACACCGACGCGCCGAGACCGAACGGCGTGCCATTGGCGAGCGCAATCGCGGCGGCTTCGTCCTCGACGACGTGGAAAGCGGCGACGGGCCCGAACAGTTCTTCGGCGAAGACGGGATTCTGCGGTGTGATGTCGGTGAGAATAGTTGGTTGCAAGTAGAAGCCCGGGCGCTCGACGCGCTTGCCGCCACACGCGATGCGCGCACCGTGCGAAGTCGCGCGCTCGATCTGCTCGAGCAGCAGGTTGAGTGCGCGCTCGGACGAGACGGGAGCGACGGCGGTCGCCGGATCGGTGGGATCGCCGGTCTCGAGCGCGGCCATACGCGTCGCGAAGCCATCGAGGAACGCGTCGCCGCGTGCCTTGCCGACCACGATGATGCGTTTGGAGCTGACGCATAGTTGACCCGCATTGAACATGCGGCCCGCGACGGCGCTTTGGATGGCCCAGTCTAGCGGCGCATCCTCCAGTACGATGAACGGATCACTGCCGCCCAGTTCGAGCACGACTTTCTTCAGATTGCGGCCGGCACGCTCGGCGACCGCGGCACCGGCGCGCTCGCTGCCCGTCAGCGTCACACCCTGGACGCGCGGATCGTCGATGACGCGCCCGGCCTGTTCGATCGAGATGAACAGATTCGTATATACGCCATCGGGCGCACCCGCTTCCTCGAACAGCCGCGCGAAGGCCAATGCCGATTGCGGCACGTTTTCCGCGTGCTTGAGCAGCAGGACGTTGCCCACCATCAGTTGCGGTCCGGCCACTCGCGCAATCTGGTAGTACGGCAAATTCCACGGCTCGATGCCGAGCAGCACGCCGACCGGCTCGATATGCACCGCCGCGCCGGGCGCTTCTGCGAGCGGACGGGGCTGCAGATAGGCTTGTGCGTGCTTCGCGTAGTAGTCGAGAATGCTGGCCGCCGATTCCACTTCCCTTAGCGCTTCCCCGCTGCGCTTGCCCATTTCCAGCGTCAGATAGCCAGCGTATTCGACCGCCTTTTCCCGCAGCAGCGCCGCCGCGCGCGACACGATGCGTGCCCGGTCGCTGACCGGACGGCGGCGCCAGTCGGTTTCAAAAGCGCGATGCGCCGCAGCAAGCTTCGCTTCTAGCAACGCGTCGGATATGTCGTCGTAGGTGGCGAGCAGTTCGCCGGTGGCAGGATTGATGGTCATGTACGGCATGAGGTTCTCCGTGAAAAGGGATGGCATCGCGTCATCGCATGACCTCATGCTAACACCGTTAACACCATTTCTGCACACGCTTTTGACGCCAGGAATAACCCTCATGGAACTTCATGTTAACGGTGTTACTATAATCAGGTATTTTTTCAACTGAGGAAGCGAAATGGCAAAGGGATATTGGGTGGCGGCGTATCGAGCGGTCCATGACGCGAGCAAGCTCGCGGCATACGGCGTCCTCGCGACAGAGGTGGTGAAAGCGGCGGGCGGAAAGTTCCTGGTGCGAGGCGGAGAGGTCGTTGCGTTCGAGGCGGGTCTGAAGGAACGGACGGTCGTGGTCGAATTCCCGAGCTTCGAACAGGCTCTTGCCACGTTTCAGAGTGAGGCTTATCAGAATGCGCTGGCCGTACTGGGGGACGGAGCCGAAAGGGACGCGCGCGTTGTCGCGGGCGTCGACTACTGACGCTCATTGAAGGGTAGCGAGGCCGCCCGCACTGTATGTCAGCGCGGGCGCTGTTCACTGGAGCAGCCAGCATTCGACCAGTGTGACGATATGACTGTCGACTCATGCGCCGCCGGCATCAAGTTCAATCCCAATACGAGGATTTCCCTGCCGCACTGTTCCAATCGAGGATTTCCGGAGAAAGTTTTGGCTGATAGACAAATGTCGTTACGCGCCCTGGTCGAGCATTGGCTTGCACCCGGTAAGACGCAGCGGGTCAGAGTCGTCGAGTTTCGGAATAACAGAATCAGGCAGCAATGCTACGTACGTGTGGAGGTGTTGAAGACAGGCGAGCGCATGGCGATGTTCTTCTTCCGGCACCAGGATGGCATATGGCGCGTATTTCCCCCTGCTCGAGCCCGGCCCGCGATGGGCTGCAGTCTTAGTTTTACTCGCTAACGGAATCAACGCGATGTCCTGACGGGAAAACGCGTGTCGAGTCGATCACGATGCATGTCATTTAGTTCGTTATGCTATTTGTTAAGCATTACGGGCTGCACTGTAGCGTTCGAATAGTCGCCCCCCAGCTGTCTTTCCAACGACAGAGAAACGAACCTCTCCACGCGTTACGTATTGAGTGTCCCGAGTGCGCAGTGGCCAGGGAAAACGCGACTATCAACACATCGTCCGAATGTTATGCTTGTTAACATCTAAATCCGAAACACCTGAACCAGACAAAATGGAGCAACGATGGACGAAGCAATTGTTCTGAAAGAAGTCAAAGGTAACGTGACGGTTCTTACGATGAACCGCCGCCCACATAACCTGATGGGTCCGACGCTGTATCGCGCGCTACTCGATGAGTTCGACGAGGCGGTGAAACGCGGCTCACGCGCGATCCTGCTGCGCAGCGGTCTGCGGCACTTCTCGGCCGGCGCCGAAGTGTCGCTCTTCCCGGATCGCATTGCCAGGCAAGGCCAGGGGCTGATGGATCCGCTCGAGGTGCTGCGCGGCTTCGAGACACTGCCGATCCCGATCGTTGTCGCGGTGAACGGCACCTGCCTTGGCGGCGGCTTCGAAGTGGCGCTCGCCTGCGACTTCAGCGTGGTCGCCGAGTCGGCCAGGATCGGATCAGTCGAGGTCGCGCTGGGCCTGCATCCGCTGCTCGGCGGCATCCAGCGTCAGGTGATGCGCGCCGGGCCGGCGCGTGCAAAAGAACTCGCGATGCTCGGCCGCCGTTACGACGCAGCGACGCTCGAACGCTGGGGCTTGATCAATCTAGTCGTGCCCGACGACAAGCTCGATGAAGTCGCGCTGTCCGTTGCGCAGGAACTGGCGGCCGGTCCAACCATCGCGCATGCCGCGACAAAGCAGATCGTGCGGATCGCGGTCAACGAGGGTGTCGCTGCCGCCGACGAAGCAATGTTCGAACTGCAAAAGCCGGTCTGGGCGTCGCAAGATATCAAGCGTGGACTGGAGGCCTTCAATACCTCCGGCCCGGGCACCGCCATTTTCGAGGGAAATTGACATGGGCGGACCACTCGAAGGACTCAAGGTCGTCGACTTTTCACGGGTGCTGGCCGGCCCGCTGTGCGCCCGGACGCTGGCCGATCTCGGTGCCGACGTGATCAAGATCGAGCCGCCGCGGCCCGATGTGTCGCGTGCTGCGTTCCCGAATCGCGACGGCATGTCGGGCTACTACGCGCAGCAGAATAGCGGCAAGCGCAACGTCAGTATCGATCTGAACGCGCCGCACGCACGCGAGCTCGTGCTACGACTGTGCGACGAGGCGGACATCATCGTCGAGAATTTTCGGGCCGGCACGCTCAAGGGCTTCGGACTCGACTATGACACGCTCGCGAGGCGCAATCCAAAGGTCGTCTACGTGTCGATCACCGGCTACGGCCAGCGCGGCCCCTGGGCGTCACGCATGGCCTACGCACCGACCGTGCAGGCCGAAACGGGCTTCACGCACAACACACTGCGCCACTTCGACAGCGCGGCCGACGGCCGCAAGTGGACCGATCCGCTGTCGCACGCGGACGTCTATGCGGGCCTGCAGGCGACCATCGCCGTGCTCGCAGCGGTGCGCAAGCGTGAAGTAACGGGACGCGGCCAATACATCGACGTCGCGATGGCCGCCGTGATGCTGTCGATCAACGAACGCGCTCACCTCGATCTCGCCGGTGTCGATACGGGCGCCGAGCCGGGCATCCTCGGCGCCTCCGACGGCCCGCATTTCGTTGGCCCCGGTGGCGAAGAGTTCGTTGCGGCGCAAAGCATCATCGGCAGCAACACATTTCCGAATTACTTGCGCGCCATGCGCCGAATGGACCTTGCGCGGGATCCGCGCTTCAGCACCGCTGAGCGCCGCCAGCAGAACTACAACGCACTGCATGCAGTGATCCAGACGTGGATGCTGTCATTCCGCGATCTCAGGACGCTCGATGCGCAGCTGGACGAGGCCAAGATCGCGATAGGCCAGATCCGCACGCTGAAGGAACTGGCCGAAACCGATTGGGCGAAGCAGTGGGGAGCGGTGCACGAAGTTCCGGACCGCCGCGGCGGCTCGTATCTCATCCACGGCTATCCATGGCGCTTTTCCGATGACGAGCTTGGAATGCGCAGCGCGCCGGCGTTTCGCGGCGAGCACAACGAACAGGTGTTCCGCGAAGCGGGCCTGGCGGATGTCGAAATCCGCAATGCGGTGGACACCGGCATTCTGGTCGGCGGGCCTCCACCGTCCGTGAAGCAGATAGACGCGGCTGTTCTTGCGGAAGCACAGTCCAACTAAACGTAACCACATGTCGCGGCGCCAACGGCGCTGTAGCCCGTGCGTAAGGCTGTCGCGACTGTTGCTCGCGACAGACCGCACCGTATCGTGACCCGAACGCAATGACAGCCGATGTTTGCTGGAGCGGACCCGCGACGGGCGGCAAACGATCACCCTGCCGGCACGCGAAGTACGAACGTATCTCGAAGACGGAGACACAGTCT
The Paraburkholderia hospita DNA segment above includes these coding regions:
- a CDS encoding tautomerase family protein; this translates as MPLWNIYHPVGAYTADDKQEMANRIADIYIIPRFYVGVLFHEQPKDSFYMGGVSRDDFVRIRLDQFARHIAKDVVWTESWLRKANAAIAPFVQDRGYHYELHVGETPRELWLIDGIRPPRPDTDAEKKWKLENCVSPYDPSEG
- a CDS encoding BKACE family enzyme, encoding MTSKTIISCALTGSDDTPRLNPAVPVTPRQIADEAIAACEAGASIAHIHVRDPKTGVPSTELSLYREVVSRIRESGCPILINLTTGPGARFVPSDEDPNRGSELSTMMTPEARVQHVLELRPEICTLDIATMNFGNRAFVNVPDHLVKMATLIEEAGVKPELEVFDLGHVRLARHLIETQGIFQAPLFQLCLGVPWGASADTESLLQMKRYLPEGARWSAFGISRAQFPIVAQSVILGGHVRVGLEDNLYLAKGELAPGNAALVKRAVNIIKSIGGDVATPDEARSILGLPRRH
- a CDS encoding NAD-dependent succinate-semialdehyde dehydrogenase, which encodes MPYMTINPATGELLATYDDISDALLEAKLAAAHRAFETDWRRRPVSDRARIVSRAAALLREKAVEYAGYLTLEMGKRSGEALREVESAASILDYYAKHAQAYLQPRPLAEAPGAAVHIEPVGVLLGIEPWNLPYYQIARVAGPQLMVGNVLLLKHAENVPQSALAFARLFEEAGAPDGVYTNLFISIEQAGRVIDDPRVQGVTLTGSERAGAAVAERAGRNLKKVVLELGGSDPFIVLEDAPLDWAIQSAVAGRMFNAGQLCVSSKRIIVVGKARGDAFLDGFATRMAALETGDPTDPATAVAPVSSERALNLLLEQIERATSHGARIACGGKRVERPGFYLQPTILTDITPQNPVFAEELFGPVAAFHVVEDEAAAIALANGTPFGLGASVFTADTERGERVAAQIDSGMVFVNQPFGTSAELPFGGVKRSGFGRELSQLGFDEFVNKKLIKVAPVGAPPFGPARAA
- a CDS encoding DUF1330 domain-containing protein codes for the protein MAKGYWVAAYRAVHDASKLAAYGVLATEVVKAAGGKFLVRGGEVVAFEAGLKERTVVVEFPSFEQALATFQSEAYQNALAVLGDGAERDARVVAGVDY
- a CDS encoding enoyl-CoA hydratase/isomerase family protein, producing the protein MDEAIVLKEVKGNVTVLTMNRRPHNLMGPTLYRALLDEFDEAVKRGSRAILLRSGLRHFSAGAEVSLFPDRIARQGQGLMDPLEVLRGFETLPIPIVVAVNGTCLGGGFEVALACDFSVVAESARIGSVEVALGLHPLLGGIQRQVMRAGPARAKELAMLGRRYDAATLERWGLINLVVPDDKLDEVALSVAQELAAGPTIAHAATKQIVRIAVNEGVAAADEAMFELQKPVWASQDIKRGLEAFNTSGPGTAIFEGN
- a CDS encoding CaiB/BaiF CoA transferase family protein, whose product is MGGPLEGLKVVDFSRVLAGPLCARTLADLGADVIKIEPPRPDVSRAAFPNRDGMSGYYAQQNSGKRNVSIDLNAPHARELVLRLCDEADIIVENFRAGTLKGFGLDYDTLARRNPKVVYVSITGYGQRGPWASRMAYAPTVQAETGFTHNTLRHFDSAADGRKWTDPLSHADVYAGLQATIAVLAAVRKREVTGRGQYIDVAMAAVMLSINERAHLDLAGVDTGAEPGILGASDGPHFVGPGGEEFVAAQSIIGSNTFPNYLRAMRRMDLARDPRFSTAERRQQNYNALHAVIQTWMLSFRDLRTLDAQLDEAKIAIGQIRTLKELAETDWAKQWGAVHEVPDRRGGSYLIHGYPWRFSDDELGMRSAPAFRGEHNEQVFREAGLADVEIRNAVDTGILVGGPPPSVKQIDAAVLAEAQSN